In Clarias gariepinus isolate MV-2021 ecotype Netherlands chromosome 9, CGAR_prim_01v2, whole genome shotgun sequence, a single window of DNA contains:
- the elovl7a gene encoding elongation of very long chain fatty acids protein 7a: MAFNQLTSTAVELYDECMKYADPRTKDWLLMSSPLPQTIIICAYIYFVISLGPRLMENKKPFDLKKVLVVYNFSVVALSVYMCYEFVMSGWGTGYSFGCDLVDYSHAPQAMRMAHICWLYYFSKFIELLDTVFFVLRKKNNQISFLHVFHHSIMPFTWWFGVKFSPGGLGTFHAPLNCIVHVIMYTYYGLSALGPTYEKYLWWKKHLTSIQLIQFVLITVHISQYYFMKDCPYPFPIFIYIITLYGVVFLLLFLNFWYHAYTKGKRLPKSVRGADKVQNNNGISHSKQE; this comes from the exons ATGGCGTTTAATCAGCTAACCTCAACGGCTGTGGAGCTATATGATGAGTGTATGAAGTATGCAG ACCCCAGGACTAAAGACTGGCTACTAATGTCCTCTCCGCTGCCGCAGACCATCATCATTTGTGCCTATATCTATTTTGTGATCTCACTGGGGCCCCGGCTGATGGAAAACAAGAAACCCTTCGATCTGAAGAAGGTCCTTGTGGTCTACAACTTCAGCGTCGTGGCTCTCTCTGTGTACATGTGTTACGAG tttgtgATGTCTGGCTGGGGCACTGGTTACTCGTTTGGTTGTGATCTGGTGGATTACTCACACGCTCCACAGGCTATGAGG ATGGCACACATATGCTGGCTGTACTACTTTTCCAAATTCATCGAATTACTAGACACA GTGTTCTTTGTGCTGAGGAAAAAGAATAACCAGATCAGTTTCCTGCATGTCTTCCATCACTCTATAATGCCATTCACATGGTGGTTCGGTGTCAAGTTTTCTCCAG GTGGCCTGGGAACATTCCACGCCCCTCTGAACTGTATAGTCCATGTCATAATGTACACGTACTATGGCCTGTCAGCACTGGGACCTACTTATGAGAAATACCTCTGGTGGAAGAAGCACCTGACGTCTATACAGCTA ATACAGTTCGTGCTCATCACCGTCCACATCAGTCAGTATTACTTCATGAAGGATTGCCCTTATCCGTTCCCCATCTTTATTTACATCATCACCCTCTACGGCGTAGTCTTTCTCCTTCTATTCCTCAACTTCTGGTATCACGCATACACCAAGGGCAAGAGGCTTCCCAAAAGTGTCCGGGGTGCAGACAAGGTCCAGAACAACAACGGCATCTCGCACAGCAAACAGGAGTAA